Part of the Verrucomicrobiota bacterium genome is shown below.
ATCTCGATGAACTCGGGGCCGGGCGCGGTTTGCAGGCTCTCAGGCGCGGGGCTGCTGATTAGGTCCGCCATGTTCGGGTGTTCGTCGCGCCCACGGCACCGGCGCGACGAACGGGTAGGTTGGTTAACGCGTTAGAGCCCCAACGAGGCGAGCTTATCAACCGTGTCTTTGTCTATCTTGAGCACTTTGATGACCCGAATCACCCGTTTCTCCGGATCCACGCTTGCCTTACCCAGGCCGGGTATCTCCATACCGTCTGTGATCGGCGTCTTGTCCACCACCATCTTTGACACCGTTACGATCGCGGCCCCCGCTTCGATCGGGCTCCAGATGTAACCCGACTTGATGATACCCTCTTTCACCAGTTTCCGGCCCTGGCTGGGTGAGCAGGCCCCGACCAGCACGATCTGGCTTTCTTTGCCGCGCTCCTTGATCGCGCGGCCCGCCCCGATGGGCCCTTGGCTGCCGAAGGTCAGGATGCCCTTCAGATTAGGGTGCGCCAGCATCGCGTCCAACGCGGTGCGATAGCTGTCGTCGACGCTTTCCGCCACGCCGTAACGATCGGCGACGAGCTTCATTTTAGGGTAATGCTCCTTCTGGTAAGCAATGGCGGCGTCCGCCCAAAGGTTGTGCAGCGGCACCGTCAACGAACCGACATAGACGATGTACTCGCCTTCTTCCCCCATGTACTGGGCAAAATCCTTCATGTGCTGTTCACCGAATTCCTTGTTGTCGATCATCTCGAT
Proteins encoded:
- a CDS encoding autoinducer 2 ABC transporter substrate-binding protein, producing the protein MRVTPKHAALSALLFLCSTFNAQLRAAEPEIAVVVKIGGIPWFNAMEQGIKRAGTEDHVKAYMVGPTTADPAQQVRAVEDLIAKRVSVIGVVPNDAKALEPVFDRAKAAGIPVITHESPDQKGNVWDIEMIDNKEFGEQHMKDFAQYMGEEGEYIVYVGSLTVPLHNLWADAAIAYQKEHYPKMKLVADRYGVAESVDDSYRTALDAMLAHPNLKGILTFGSQGPIGAGRAIKERGKESQIVLVGACSPSQGRKLVKEGIIKSGYIWSPIEAGAAIVTVSKMVVDKTPITDGMEIPGLGKASVDPEKRVIRVIKVLKIDKDTVDKLASLGL